The sequence below is a genomic window from Dyadobacter chenwenxiniae.
TAAACGAGCCACATTTTTAAGCATTTCCTGCGCCTCGGGCTTAATTACGTTTTTGTCTGTGTCAAACATTACGTTAGCGAAGATCTCTGCACAAGCCGCACCATTTTTAAGTGCATTTTTAACGTAAGCGTCAAAGTCAAGAACGCGACCACCACCGTCAACAATGCTTCCTGCTGGTGAGTTTGGCTCTTTATCGAAGAAGTCAGAAACACCGTCACCATCTGTATCAAGTAACAATCTTGGATCGATATCCTTAGGACGGTTTGCCTTAGCAACTGAGTCCATTTCTTCAAGCGTAAGAATCTTTGGTGGCTTGATCAACACTTTAGGATCTGTGTAACGCAAGTGGTAATATCCGCCTTCGTCAGGCTTGTAATCCCATTTGCCGTCCACTTTCGCAACTTTCAATGGGTTTTTACCTAATTTGTAAGTTACCTGAACCGATCCGTAGCCGTAGCTGTCAAGCTCAGAATTTCCTTTGCGGGATGTTTTTTGTTCCGCGATATCGAAGCTGCCTGGGGTTCTGTCATAATCACCACCATAGGTTGCATCCATATAGTCAGAGTTTGTGTGGTTCAAACGGAAGTCAAGACCAATGTCAAAGCGTTTTGTAAGCTCGTAATTCACATTAAGACCTGTCGGGATGATCCAATCGTTCATGTTACCCGTTTCACGAAGTTTAACCCCGCCTGTCAGGTCATATGCAGTTGCATCATAAAATACCTGACCAACACCAACATACGCATCAACTTTCCATCTCTTCATCTTGTTTGGTCCCATTAAAAGACCTTTAAGATTCACGGTTCCTGCAACAGAGACGTCGAAATAGTTGCCTTCAAAATAGCGGTTATAATTCCGGCGCTTCATACCTCTCAAATTACCGATAGAAGCATCAAGTCTTGCACCGAATAAATACGAAAGTTGTTTATTTAAAGTCAAGCCTCCTTGAAAAGTACCGGATTCTTTGTGGCTGTCAGAAGTTGTTTTCGTCACAGGCCAGAAATCATATTCTCTCAAATCACCAAAGAACATAGACGGTCCAATGTGTGCGGAAATTGACCATGTGTTCAATTTGTAGGGGCCGTCATAAGTTGCTTTAGGATTGTAATCCGGAGAATTCGGCTGCTCTAGTGGTTGTGCCAATGAAGGCAGCGCCATCATTGCCGCCAGGGCAAACGAACAAATCAACTGGGATACTTTTTTCATACTATTCAAGTTAGCGTTATTAAGATTAACTAGGATTGATCTATAGTCAATTATGAGTAAAAAATTATGAATTTATTCATGGCCAAACGTACTTTAACCAAATGCCTAGTGCGCACAAAAATAGGTTAACAATATCATTTAATCAACCGAAGTTGACACAATTGAAAAACTTTCCTGCTTTTTCAGTCAAATTTTACCCGAAAGAAACGTCCTTTTTTGAACTTTCAAAGCCGTTGATTTAATTTTTTTTCCATTTCTTTTTTCCATGGAACAAATTCTCCGGCAATGATCTTCTCCCGTGCACTGTTAACCAACCACAGATAAAATGTAAGATTATGTACACTTGCAATCTGTGCGCCCAGCATTTCATCCGATTTTACAAGATGCCGGAGGTAAGCCTTACTATAGAATGTACTCACATAACCTCCAAGCCCAACGTCAATCGGTGACAAGTCGTCCTTCCACTTCTCATTACGAATATTGATTACACCCTCTGTCGTAAAAATCATGCCATTGCGCGCGTTTCTTGTCGGCATCACACAATCGAACATATCCACACCCAGAGCAATGCATTCCAGAATATTTGCGGGTGTCCCCACACCCATGAGATATCTTGGTTTGTCCTTCGGAAGAATATCACAGACCACCTCGGTTAGCTCATACATCATTTCGGCCGGCTCGCCTACTGATAGTCCGCCGATTGCATTTCCCTCGCGTCCATATGAAGCGATTGTTTCCGCAGATTGCACCCTAAGATCTTTGTAAACACTTCCTTGCACAATTGGGAAAAGAGTTTGGCTGTGGCCGTAGAGGTCGCTGGTGCTGTCGAATCTCGCGCAGCAGCGCCCCAGCCAGCGATGCGTCATTTCCATGGATTTTCTGGCATAGGTAAAATCACAAGGGTAGGGTGTGCACTCGTCGAAGGCCATGATAATGTCAGCTCCAATGATGCGCTGGATGTCCATCACATATTCTGGGGTAAATGTGTGTACGCCACCGTCAATGTGTGACTTAAATACCACACCCTCTTCAGTGATCTTTCTGCCGGTGCCTGCAAGGGAGTAAACCTGGTAACCGCCGCTATCTGTAAGTATCGGTTTGTCCCAACCATTAAAGCCATGAAGTCCGCCCGCTTTCTGCAGAATGTCCAGTCCCGGACGCAGATATAAATGATATGTATTACCTAATATGATTTGTGCCTTGATATCCTCCTTCAACTCGCGCTGATGCACGGCTTTCACCGTACCGGCAGTGCCCACAGGCATAAATATCGGTGTCTGAATTGTTCCGTGACTTGTCTCAATAAATCCCGCCCTGGCTTTCGATGCGGGATCTTCAACTTGTAATGTAAACTTCATTAAAAGGTTTTAAATTGTGGTGTGCAAAAATAGGGTTAAGGTCTCGAACATTGCTGACAATGACCTTATATTTGCATGAATATGAAAAAATATTACAACTCCCTTCCATTGTGGCCGATTCTTTACTTTTTGCGCTCGGCGCGTTTGTGTTCGTTCAATTATGCTATTATTTCTACTTCTTCACAAGACTCGCATTTTACGGTAAAGGTGCCAACTATGATAACGAATTGCCTGGCGTAACAGTGCTGGTGTGCGCATGGAACGAGCACGACAACCTTACTCAGCTGCTCCCGCTACTCGATTCCCAGGAATATCCGGACTTCGAAGTGATCCTGCTCGATGACCGCTCCGACGATGGAAGTGAAGAATTTATAAGAGAAAATATATCCAGGTGGAAGCACATCAGATACATCCGGATCAATGACCAGTTTGATCACGTAACCCCCAAGAAATATGCATTAACCGTTGGAATGAAGCAGGCAAGATTTCCCATTGCGCTGATGACCGACGCCGACTGCCGCCCCACCTCCAATCACTGGATTACCGCCATGACCTCCCGGGTAAGCGAAGAAAAAGACATTGTGCTCGGTTTTTCGCCTTATATAAAGCAGCCGGGGCTACTGAACTGGTTTATCCGCTGCGAAACATTTTATACAGCTGTCCAGTATCTTTCTTTCGCGCTCGCAGGCCTTACCTATATGGGTGTAGGGCGTAACATCTTATATAAACGATCTGTTTTTTTTGCCAACAAAGGATTTTACAAGCATAAGCATATATTTGGCGGGGACGATGATATTTTCCTCAATGAGGTTTCAACGGGTTCCAATACAGCCATATCTATAGAGGAGGATTCTTTTATATATTCTTTGCCTAAAACAACCTGGAAGACCTGGTACAGGCAAAAACAACGGCACATGTCGGTCAGCAGATTTTACAGGAAGCGAAATAAGGTATTACTGGGTTTGCTTTCAGGTGCGCACATTGCCGTGTGGGTTTCGGGAATAGCCATTTTGTTGGTTGGACTGATAACAAGGAACATTTTCCTGTTGCAAGGCCTGGGTGTTGTATTCGTTGCAAGATGGCTTATCCAGTGGTTTTTGCTTACTGTCATTAATGTGAAGCTAGACAAAACAGTAGAGTGGTTCAGCTTTTTGTTTATGGACTTTGCGCTTTTTATCTATTATGTCGTCTTTGGATTTCTGACCTTTACAAAAAGAAAACCTCGTAAGTCGTGGAATTAATTAATAAATATTTTCCGGATCTGACTGCCGATCAGCGTGATAAGTTCGGCCAGATGGAGGAATTGTATCAGTTTTGGAATGCCAGGGTCAATGTAATTTCCCGGCAAGACATTGATACATTGTATGAAAGGCATATTTTGCATTCATTAGGCATCGCCAAAGTGCTCGAATTTAAGTCGGGAACCAGCATTCTGGATGTAGGCACGGGAGGGGGGTTTCCTGGAATTCCGCTGGCAATTCTTTTTCCAAAAGCTCAGTTTCACCTGGTTGATAGCATTGGCAAGAAGATCCGGGTGGTGCAGGAGATCGCAGACGCATTGAAGTTGAACAATGTTAAAGCTGAGCAAATCAGGGCAGAAAAACTAGACGATACTTATGAGTTTGTGGTCAGCAGGGCGGTGACGAGAATCACCCCATTTGTAGGTTGGGTTAAAAATAACATCAGTAAAAACTCTTTTCACTCGCTCAGGAACGGAATTTTATACTTAAAAGGCGGAGACCTGGCCGAAGAGCTTTCTGAATTGAATCAAAAGTCGCGGGTTTATGAGCTTTCCGGCTTTTTTGAAGAAGAATTTTTCCAAACTAAAAAAGTCGTTTACGTACCATTATAACTTAATCTAATAACCTAATAATATGAACGAACGATATAGCGCCAGCGGCCTGATGAATCCATTTTTCCCGGACGAAGTAACATTCGGCGAAAAGGGCGTGACGTTTAAGGTAAGAAAGCTTTTTAAAAGCAACGACAATTTTGTCTTTTACGCTGATATTTCCGGCGTTGAGATTGAAAGTGGGATGTTCTTTTCCACGATAAGGGTCATTCCCAGAATGCGTCCGGAAATTATTATCAATAATTTTACAAAAGGAGATGCTAAGAGAGTCAAGGAGTTAATCCTTCAACACGTGCAGGGCTGACATTTTTTTTAAGTTATCCTTGCGCTGTATAATTCAAATTCTTAGATTTGCACCAGAATTCAGATAGTTAATCGGATTTGAAATTCCTGAATAGCTCAGCCGGTTAGAGCATCTGAC
It includes:
- a CDS encoding OmpA family protein — its product is MKKVSQLICSFALAAMMALPSLAQPLEQPNSPDYNPKATYDGPYKLNTWSISAHIGPSMFFGDLREYDFWPVTKTTSDSHKESGTFQGGLTLNKQLSYLFGARLDASIGNLRGMKRRNYNRYFEGNYFDVSVAGTVNLKGLLMGPNKMKRWKVDAYVGVGQVFYDATAYDLTGGVKLRETGNMNDWIIPTGLNVNYELTKRFDIGLDFRLNHTNSDYMDATYGGDYDRTPGSFDIAEQKTSRKGNSELDSYGYGSVQVTYKLGKNPLKVAKVDGKWDYKPDEGGYYHLRYTDPKVLIKPPKILTLEEMDSVAKANRPKDIDPRLLLDTDGDGVSDFFDKEPNSPAGSIVDGGGRVLDFDAYVKNALKNGAACAEIFANVMFDTDKNVIKPEAQEMLKNVARLMNLNGCRLQLAGHTDRRATDRYNIALSRRRVDAVKNYLINEAGLTDPSKVIVDYFGSFKPIADSSKREGLLKNRRVELKLLP
- the tgt gene encoding tRNA guanosine(34) transglycosylase Tgt, producing the protein MKFTLQVEDPASKARAGFIETSHGTIQTPIFMPVGTAGTVKAVHQRELKEDIKAQIILGNTYHLYLRPGLDILQKAGGLHGFNGWDKPILTDSGGYQVYSLAGTGRKITEEGVVFKSHIDGGVHTFTPEYVMDIQRIIGADIIMAFDECTPYPCDFTYARKSMEMTHRWLGRCCARFDSTSDLYGHSQTLFPIVQGSVYKDLRVQSAETIASYGREGNAIGGLSVGEPAEMMYELTEVVCDILPKDKPRYLMGVGTPANILECIALGVDMFDCVMPTRNARNGMIFTTEGVINIRNEKWKDDLSPIDVGLGGYVSTFYSKAYLRHLVKSDEMLGAQIASVHNLTFYLWLVNSAREKIIAGEFVPWKKEMEKKLNQRL
- a CDS encoding glycosyltransferase; its protein translation is MTLYLHEYEKILQLPSIVADSLLFALGAFVFVQLCYYFYFFTRLAFYGKGANYDNELPGVTVLVCAWNEHDNLTQLLPLLDSQEYPDFEVILLDDRSDDGSEEFIRENISRWKHIRYIRINDQFDHVTPKKYALTVGMKQARFPIALMTDADCRPTSNHWITAMTSRVSEEKDIVLGFSPYIKQPGLLNWFIRCETFYTAVQYLSFALAGLTYMGVGRNILYKRSVFFANKGFYKHKHIFGGDDDIFLNEVSTGSNTAISIEEDSFIYSLPKTTWKTWYRQKQRHMSVSRFYRKRNKVLLGLLSGAHIAVWVSGIAILLVGLITRNIFLLQGLGVVFVARWLIQWFLLTVINVKLDKTVEWFSFLFMDFALFIYYVVFGFLTFTKRKPRKSWN
- the rsmG gene encoding 16S rRNA (guanine(527)-N(7))-methyltransferase RsmG, with the translated sequence MELINKYFPDLTADQRDKFGQMEELYQFWNARVNVISRQDIDTLYERHILHSLGIAKVLEFKSGTSILDVGTGGGFPGIPLAILFPKAQFHLVDSIGKKIRVVQEIADALKLNNVKAEQIRAEKLDDTYEFVVSRAVTRITPFVGWVKNNISKNSFHSLRNGILYLKGGDLAEELSELNQKSRVYELSGFFEEEFFQTKKVVYVPL